TAAAGTAAAATTTAAGTGTGATTAAAATGAAAAAAATTATAATAAGCATTTTCGCTCTTTTCGGAATTTTCAACGCAAAAGCACAGGAAACGACCAATAGTGAACAGCTTAAAAAACTTAGTTTTGATGAAGCTAATTTGGTATCCAGTTATTATAAGCAGGATGGAAATAACTCGGCGGTTACGGGCGGAATAGGAACAGAAAAATTAACTGACATTTCTAATACCATCGATGTAACAATGGTAAAATATGATAAAAAAGCCAGAAAAAATAAATTTAATTTCAGCGTGGGGATAGATCATTATACATCTGCTTCTTCTGATATGATAGATTTAAAGGCCAATTCATCCGCTTCCCATGCAGACAATAGAATTTATCCTGCTCTTAGCTGGAGTCGGGAAAATGATACGAAGGGAACCACTTTAATGGCTGGAGTTTCGTTTTCAACAGAATTTGATTATCAGTCTTATGGCGCCAATATCGGCTTTTCGCAAAAAACAAAAAATAGAATGGGGGAGTTTACAGCGAAATTTCAGGCTTATCTCGATCAGGTAAAACTGATTGCCCCGATTGAGCTTAGAACAAATGGAAGCACAGGAGGGGAACACGAAAATTACGGAACCAGCGGAAGAAATACTTTTGCACTGTCCCTATCTTATTCACAGATCATTAACCAGAATTTTCAGGTTGAATTTTTGGCGGATGGAGTTCAGCAGACAGGATATTTAAGTTTGCCTTTCCATCGTGTTTACTTTGCGGATAATTCAGTTCATCAGGAAGCTTTGCCTGATAAACGATTTAAAATTCCTTTGGGGGTAAGAGCGAATTATTTCCTGGGGGATAAAGTTATTCTGAGAGCGTATTATCGTTATTATACCGACGATTGGGGGTTGAAGTCCAATACATTCAGTCTGGAAACACCGGTGAAAATTTCGCCTTTTGTTTCGGTAAGTCCATTTTACAGATATTATTCTCAGACAGCAGCTAAATATTTTGCGCCTTATCAGCAGCATACTGCTTTTGATGACTTTTATACGAGTAATTATGATCTTTCGAAATTTAACAGTCACTTTTATGGAGCAGGAATCAGAATCAGTCCGAAAAATGGTTTATTTGGAGTGGAAAGGCTGAATATGCTGGAAATCAGATATGGGCATTATACAAAATCTGTTGGAATGAAATCAGATATTATTTCATTAAACCTGAGATTCAAATAGGTTAATTAATGATAAAAGATTTTATAAGTAAAAAAAAAATCAGCTCTCATTTCTGAGAGCTGATTCTACTTTAAAAAGTAATCGTTGTTATGATTTCTTATTCCTTGATGAATTTCTTCTGTGCCGAAATTGAGCCATCCTGAATATCGATCACATACATTCCGTTGATTAACGCATGGACATCTACTTTGTTATTTAAGATGATTCCACTTGAGATCAATTGACCTGCTGCACTATAAATCTTATAGTTAGCACGTTTGCTGATATTCTTAACATTCAATACTGTACTTACAGGGTTAGGATAAATCAAGATATCATTCTGATTCAGTAAGTTTGTAGCCGGTTTCTTAGAGATTCTCACTGTGTAATCTTCCACTTCTCCATTGTCGAAGTTGGTACAGTTTACTGGAATTCCTCCTTTCATTAAGGCTACTCTCATCACTACATACATGTAATCTACATTGCTTACAAAAGCATCAGACGGTACACTGAATGTTGTTGTTGCTGTCGCTGCAGTACTTGGATTAGATACCAAAATTCTTTCATTGATGTCAAATTCTCCGTTTCTGTTGAAATCGATCCATGCTACCACTCCTGCATCTGCGCTTACTACTTTATCAATTGTTAACTGGTTGTTCACTGAACCTTGGATCAATTCGATCTGAGCAAGAGGATCGGTCGTATAATCGGTATATGTTGAACCTGCAGAAGCTTTTATCATCTGCGGTTTTCCATTAGGAACCACTGTCACTTTGGAGATATATTCTCCTGATGAAGTATTAGCTCCCATGTGGCAATAGATCACTGTTGGAGTGGTAAAATAGTATGGTAAAGTAAAATTACCCGGTGTACCGCTACAAACGTTAGCTACTTCCATTTCATACTTAGTCATCTCTAATAGATCCGTAAGAATATAGATATTATTCGATACCTGAACAGTAGTCCATCCAGGAATTCCTACTTTTCTGTATCTTAAAATATATTTACCTGTTGCATCCGGTCCTACATAAGGATCCCACTGTACTTTAGCACTTGTTGGCTTCAGTTCAAGAATGGTTAATCCCGGCGGCGGAATCTGGCAGGTTCTCTCTGTAGTAAATCTTACCAAACTTGACCAAGGGTTAGGTGTTATTGAACCTACACATGTACTTCTTACCTGAACTTCATACTCTGTATAAGGATCCAAAGGAGAAAGTGAATAAGAATTAGCAGGTGGATTAGGTAAAGGAGTCATTGAAGTCGGCCATGGATCACCAACTTTTCTCCATCTCATTTCATAGGTAGCGCTTGCTGCCAATGGCGACCAGTTAATCATTGCTGAATTTGCGGTAATACTCGTAATGGTCACGTTTGGTGGAGTCGGGTCACATTTGGTGGTAAATTCATTATGTGAGTAAGATCCCATATTAGTTGTTCCACAAAGAGCCACGACTTCTACTTCATATAAAGTGGCTGGATCTAATCCTGTAAGAGGCTGAGAGTGTAATGCTCCCGGTAGTAATGCCGCTACAGCTATTGGCCCTGCAGCAGGTAACCAACTTCCAGAACCTACAGGTCTGTATCTGAGTTCATAAGTATTTGCACCTATTGCATCCTGAGACCAGTTAACACTTGCTGAATTATGAGTAATTGAAGCCACTGTTACCACAGGGGTAGGAGTAGTACAAGGTTGTACATTGACCAAATAATCATGGGTTTCACCATAAGAAGCATTAGCACAGGCATTAACATTGGTAGTACTATATACTACACGCACACGCATTCTGTGAACACCAGCCTGAGCAGTAATCGGAATAGCAATATTAGCCGTAGCAAATGAAGGGCTGGTTACCAACGAGAGATCCGTCAGTAATTTTTCAGCAGCATCAAACACTCCATTATCGTTGAAATCAATCCAGATACTTGCTTTTTCGTAAGATGGAGAAGTATAGGTGGTATTGATTTGTACCGGATAAGATTGTCCGGCTATAAGATTCACAGGAGTGAATGCGGCAGTTCTATCATAATAACCTGATCCGTTACAACCTGTATTCAGATCGCTGATCGTAGAAGTACCTGCTCCCGTAATTACAAAGCTGTTTAGATTATCTCCGGAGCTACAACCATAGGTGTAAGTAGGGGTACAATAACACTGGGTTACTGGATTTTGCCCTACTGAAACAGTATTGGATGTAGCACTTTGGCCGGAATTGGTACAAGTAACCACACAACGGTAATCAGTAGCAGAAGTTTGGCTGGCAACAGTATAGGAGATGCCTGTTGCTCCCGCTATATTGGTAAAGGTATTAGCTCCTGCAGGCGAACTCTGCCATTGGTAAGTAACTCCTAATCCGATTGTAGCACCAGTAAGAGTTAAACTAACTGGTACACCTACGCAAATACTTGCAGCAGATGCTGATGCCGTGCCCGCTGTTACCGAGCCGGAACAAGGGATACCCGGAGCAACAGTAATGTTATAATCTTCAGTTTCACCAGATCCGAAACTGGTACAAGCATCCGTAGAAAGATTTGGATTGCCGTTTCCTCTGGTTCTGATACGCATACGGGTGATTCCCGCAACAGCTGTTACCGGAATAGTAACAGGTACTGTTAATGTTGTTCCGGAAGGAATACCGGCAGAGCCACTTCCCGGTCCTACATAAAAATGTTCGGTGGAGCTTAATGTTCCATCCTGGTTCCAGTCAATCCATACTGAAGTTATCGCGCCGGTATAAGTTCCTGCAGGACCTATTGTTACACTTATATTCTGAGTAGTTCCCATTGCTACAGTGGTTGTAGCAGCAGGATAATAAGTATAATAAGGAGAAGCCGTAGGCTGAGAAGCCGAAGAATCATTATTAATAGTACCAAACTGCACTTTATTAATGAATGTGCCTGTTCCTCCTGCACTTACGGCTGCACAATAATTAAGACAAGCCATACCTGAGTTTTGTCCTACAGCAACAACACTGGAGTTTTGAGTACTACCACCATTGGTACAGGTTACAATACATCGGTAATCGGTAGCTGCCGTTTGATTAGCTACTGTATAGGAAATAGAAGTTGCTCCCGCTATATTGGTAAAAGTATTTGCTCCTGCAGGCGAACTTTGCCATTGGTAAGTAATTCCTGTTCCCATTGTAGCACCGGTAAGCGACAAATTGAAAGGTACATTCGCACAAGCATTAGTGACTGAAGACACTGCTGTTCCTCCCGTTACCGTACCTGTACACGGAGCAGCAGGAACGTGGGAAAATGAGATGAACGGTCTTCTGTAATTTGAGCTGCTTAAAGAAGTACCTAGTGTTCCTGTTGTATTATTGATATACTTGGTCGTATTATTATTTGTCGTAACCACGCAAGGTGATGAATATTCATACTCCCAGGTTGTATTAACCGTATTTCCCGTATTCGTATATTCCATCAAAACCATAAGATTCTGTGCCCCTGAATACGTGAAATTATTTGAAAAGATAAACTGCTTCCAACCTGCTGCTCCTGTAGATGCAGCTACAGGATTGGAGTCATATACCAAAGTAGCTCCTGTAATGGTTGTTGCCCAGTCAATGGCTGCTGCTCCGAAATCCAGACTTGAAGTCTCTTTTAGATAAACTTTGAAATTAGGAGTTCCGGTCATGTTACCGGTAGTCATCTTTTTAAAATATATTCCGGTCAAAGCCTGACCGGCTACGCCTGTAAGCTGTGTAGCGGGATAAATTACGGCGACTCTGCTTGTAGCACCAGATGTTGTTGTACTGTTCATAGGCCCATAAGTATTGGTTCCTAAGGTCATTGTACAGGTACCTGCCACCTGATATTGCTGGGCAAAGCTTTGTATTGATAATAAAACTGCTAAAAAAAATAAGTAAATTTTCGTCATAGTATACGTTATTAATTAAACAATAATTTGATTAGATTATTAATCAAACTTTTTAAGGTATAATCTATCGGATAAGACATATACAGTAATATGTATATCATTATCCAGATTAATAATAGTCTGTAACACTGCGATGTGTTGGTCATGTTAAAAATTTGTCATAGGCAATAATATTTAATGTTAATAGATTTAAAGATTAATGATTTGAAAAATTTGAGAAAAACGACTGTGTTTAAAAAACACCTTCCAAAATTTAAGGATAGGGTTTAAAGAAGGAAGGTGTAACTATAAGCATATCTTTCAAATCTGAACAAAATTTGTTCATTAATATTGTAATTAGGAATTGCTTAAGATATTAACCAATTAAATTCCTGAATAGACTTGAATATTATATTGGTTAATAATTAATTTCAGACAGAATGTTTTTCCTGATCATCAGCTTGTAGATTTCTGATGAACTCAACCCTAAAATCGTTATTCTTATTATGATTAATATGAAAAGATTTATTAAAAACAGTAAAAATATATTCCCTATTTAGTGTCGGTGCGGTTTCAGCAACAGGTATTCCAAAAGATTTGTGCCCTTGGACGTTTAAGGAATTAAAAGTTTTGGAAAGTGGAAAATAGCTTAAATAAAGAAAAAATAGGAAAAAAATAGATTTATACATCATATGTTCGTGGTTAGGTGTTAATTATTCAAATATAGATAAAAATTACTTTGAATATCATAAAAAATGAAAAATTTCACATTTTTTTGATTAATTAATAAGAATAGCAGTGAATGGTTTTCATATTGTAACCCATTAGTAAGTAGTAAGTTATTGATTTTTTTTTCAATTCTTTATTTTGAGAATAGCATGTTATTTGTAGTCGTTGTAGAAACAAACAACATGGAAAAGGAAACCAAAAAAAAGATTAGACCCCTGCAGAAACAAAATCGGCCGGGGTCAGAAACAAACATGATCCCCGTTCCAGAGACAATGCCGTTAGAATACCCGAAAGAAGGAAAATTAAAAGGCAAAGTGGCACTCATTACAGGAGGAGATAGTGGAATAGGGAAAGCTGTGGCTTTGTTATTTGCAAAAGAAGGGGCAGATATTATTATTGCCTATCTGAGTGAAACAGAAGATGCAAAGCAGACTCAAAAGGAAGTTGAAGCTTTTTCCGGGAAATGTACTCTGATAAAAGGTGATCTGGGAAAAGAAAACCACTGTAAAAAAGTAATTGAGACGGTTATAAAAATCCATAAGAAGATAGATATCATTGTGAATAATGCAGGACTTCACTGGGAAGCAGAATCTATTGAGAAAATTACAACAGAGCAACTGCTGACGACTTTTCAGAATAATTTTTTCTCCTATTTCTGGATTACAAAATATGCAATGCCGTATCTTAAGAAAGGCGCGAGTATTATCAACACTTCTTCAGTGACTGCTTACAGAGGAAGCCCTAAACTAATTGATTATTCTGCAACGAAAGGAGCGATAATATCTTTTACCCGGAGCTTATCCGCCAATCTTGTGGATAAAGGAATCAGAGTGAATGCTGTAGCACCGGGTCCGGTGTGGACTCCGTTAATTGCTTCCTCATTTGATCCCAAAAAAAATTCCGAATTCGGGAGCGATTCACCTATGAAACGTGCGGGAATGCCCAATGAAATTGCACCTTGTTTTCTATTCCTGGCTTGTGAGGATTCACGGTTTATCAGTGGTCAGGTTTTGCACCCCAATGGCGGGGAAATTGTAAATGGATAAATTGTTTATAACAGTTCGGGAAAAACTTATGATTGTAATCATAAATTTTGAAAATGTCTTTATCTATTTTTGAAACTCGATAAAACGTTATTGTTGAATTAATCAACGATTGCATGGCACATCAATGTAATTCTAATGTTTTTGTTTTATAATTAATAATAAAACTTTTTAGCCTTCAAAAATGATATTTAATGAAGAAATTTTGCTTTCATTAGGAGCAGAAATGCAAACTTATAAAGCAAATGAGGTAATATTCACGGAAGGTGGACAGCCTAATTATTTTTTTCAAATAAAACACGGTAGTGTAAAACTGAATAATTACCATGAAGATGGAAGAGAATTTATTCACAGTGTACCTTTTAAAGGGCATTGCTTTGGAGAGACATTTTTATTTTCGGAGCTTCCATATCCTATCAATGCTATTGCCATTGAAGATTCAGGAATATTAAGGGTTCCTAAACTTAAATTTCTTGAATTTTTAAAGAAGTGTCCAAAATCCTTATGGACTTTATATATGCATACGGCCGAGAGAATGTACTACAGACATATTATGCTGAATAATCTTTCGGTAAGTAATCCTTTATACAGAGTAAGACAGGTAATGGATTGTTTAAAGGCATATCATCAGTATGAAGAGCCTTTTTCCTTTCAGATTCCGTTTACCAGACAACAACTGGCTTCACTTACAGGACTAAGGATTGAGACGGTTATAAGAGTGGTGAAAAAAATGGAAAAACAAAAAATGGTAAAAATAGAACTCGGTAAGATATTTTATTAGCCTTTAAAGATAAGTTAAATATTATGTTTTGTATTTTTTAGTCGATTTTTATGATTAAGATCATAAGATAATTAAAGAAAATTGTATTAAATTTGAAAATCACACCGCAAAATTTAATATTATGAAATCATTATATTATTCTCAGGGATACGTTTAATTATTGCTGAATAATAAAAATACAATATAGAGCGCATCTGTTCGAATGCAGTTATTTATACAGATGTCAGACTACAAGACACTTGATAATTTGGAATAGATTTACTTCTGTATCTGAAGTTTACCAAAAAGATTCAATGATTCATAAAAGTGATAATAAGTCAGATAATTTTTCTGAATATTTTAACTTTTATGTAATTCTTAGCCTTTATTTTTATAGCCTCTGATAACTTTATTTAATGTTGAATTAGATTGAGTTATAAGTATTTGGTGATTTGGTTTTTTTGATAAGGGTTATTGATAATGAGTAATTGCAATTATGATTTATGATTTTGATAATTAGGGTTTTAACTTTAATTAACAGCATGAAGGTTTAATATTTGTACTCATTACTCAAAAGTTCCCTGCATTATTTTAAAACATTAAAATCATTAAAAAAATTGTTATGGTTATTGAAGAAAATCTGTTGTATTCAATGGGAGCAAGTACTAAAACATATGCGGTCGGAGAGACAATCTTTCTAGAAGGTGACTGGCCTGCGTTTTATTACCAGATTGTAAAAGGAGAAGTAAAACTTAATAATTACAATGAAGAAGGAAAAGAGACTATACAGATCATGATAGAAGATGGTCAGAGTATAGGAGAATCTTTATTGTTTATGGAAAAGTCTTACCCAATGAATGCGGTGGCGATCACTGAATGTGAAGTCATTAAGCTCCCTCGAAAAGCATTCATCAGTTTATTGAAAGAAGATGCGGAAATTTCTTACGAAATGAACAAATGTCTTTCTCAAAGATTGTATTTTAAGCTGATCATGACTCAAAATCTTTCTTCACAAAATCCTATACTAAAGCTTATTGCGCTTATGGATTATCTGAAAAGTTTTGCAAAGGATCAGAAGCAGTATTCATTTAAGGTTCCATTGACCAGGCAACAAATGGCAGGACTTACCGGACTCTGTGTTGAAACCACAATACGGACCATAAAAGGGATGGAAAAAAGCCAAATCCTTAAAATAGAAGATCGTAAAATCATGTATTAATCTAAATTAAAATTAATAACTGGAAGTAATGAAGATAAAAAGCTGTATGAATATCGAAGAATCACTTTTGTATTCATTTGGTGCAGAGACAAAATTTTTTAAAAAAGGTGAAGTGGTCTTTAGGGAAGGAGATCAGGTTCTGTATTATTTCCAGGTCGTGGAAGGAAAAATAAAGCTGAACA
Above is a genomic segment from Chryseobacterium geocarposphaerae containing:
- a CDS encoding GEVED domain-containing protein, whose amino-acid sequence is MTKIYLFFLAVLLSIQSFAQQYQVAGTCTMTLGTNTYGPMNSTTTSGATSRVAVIYPATQLTGVAGQALTGIYFKKMTTGNMTGTPNFKVYLKETSSLDFGAAAIDWATTITGATLVYDSNPVAASTGAAGWKQFIFSNNFTYSGAQNLMVLMEYTNTGNTVNTTWEYEYSSPCVVTTNNNTTKYINNTTGTLGTSLSSSNYRRPFISFSHVPAAPCTGTVTGGTAVSSVTNACANVPFNLSLTGATMGTGITYQWQSSPAGANTFTNIAGATSISYTVANQTAATDYRCIVTCTNGGSTQNSSVVAVGQNSGMACLNYCAAVSAGGTGTFINKVQFGTINNDSSASQPTASPYYTYYPAATTTVAMGTTQNISVTIGPAGTYTGAITSVWIDWNQDGTLSSTEHFYVGPGSGSAGIPSGTTLTVPVTIPVTAVAGITRMRIRTRGNGNPNLSTDACTSFGSGETEDYNITVAPGIPCSGSVTAGTASASAASICVGVPVSLTLTGATIGLGVTYQWQSSPAGANTFTNIAGATGISYTVASQTSATDYRCVVTCTNSGQSATSNTVSVGQNPVTQCYCTPTYTYGCSSGDNLNSFVITGAGTSTISDLNTGCNGSGYYDRTAAFTPVNLIAGQSYPVQINTTYTSPSYEKASIWIDFNDNGVFDAAEKLLTDLSLVTSPSFATANIAIPITAQAGVHRMRVRVVYSTTNVNACANASYGETHDYLVNVQPCTTPTPVVTVASITHNSASVNWSQDAIGANTYELRYRPVGSGSWLPAAGPIAVAALLPGALHSQPLTGLDPATLYEVEVVALCGTTNMGSYSHNEFTTKCDPTPPNVTITSITANSAMINWSPLAASATYEMRWRKVGDPWPTSMTPLPNPPANSYSLSPLDPYTEYEVQVRSTCVGSITPNPWSSLVRFTTERTCQIPPPGLTILELKPTSAKVQWDPYVGPDATGKYILRYRKVGIPGWTTVQVSNNIYILTDLLEMTKYEMEVANVCSGTPGNFTLPYYFTTPTVIYCHMGANTSSGEYISKVTVVPNGKPQMIKASAGSTYTDYTTDPLAQIELIQGSVNNQLTIDKVVSADAGVVAWIDFNRNGEFDINERILVSNPSTAATATTTFSVPSDAFVSNVDYMYVVMRVALMKGGIPVNCTNFDNGEVEDYTVRISKKPATNLLNQNDILIYPNPVSTVLNVKNISKRANYKIYSAAGQLISSGIILNNKVDVHALINGMYVIDIQDGSISAQKKFIKE
- a CDS encoding SDR family oxidoreductase, which produces MIPVPETMPLEYPKEGKLKGKVALITGGDSGIGKAVALLFAKEGADIIIAYLSETEDAKQTQKEVEAFSGKCTLIKGDLGKENHCKKVIETVIKIHKKIDIIVNNAGLHWEAESIEKITTEQLLTTFQNNFFSYFWITKYAMPYLKKGASIINTSSVTAYRGSPKLIDYSATKGAIISFTRSLSANLVDKGIRVNAVAPGPVWTPLIASSFDPKKNSEFGSDSPMKRAGMPNEIAPCFLFLACEDSRFISGQVLHPNGGEIVNG
- a CDS encoding Crp/Fnr family transcriptional regulator gives rise to the protein MVIEENLLYSMGASTKTYAVGETIFLEGDWPAFYYQIVKGEVKLNNYNEEGKETIQIMIEDGQSIGESLLFMEKSYPMNAVAITECEVIKLPRKAFISLLKEDAEISYEMNKCLSQRLYFKLIMTQNLSSQNPILKLIALMDYLKSFAKDQKQYSFKVPLTRQQMAGLTGLCVETTIRTIKGMEKSQILKIEDRKIMY
- a CDS encoding Crp/Fnr family transcriptional regulator — encoded protein: MIFNEEILLSLGAEMQTYKANEVIFTEGGQPNYFFQIKHGSVKLNNYHEDGREFIHSVPFKGHCFGETFLFSELPYPINAIAIEDSGILRVPKLKFLEFLKKCPKSLWTLYMHTAERMYYRHIMLNNLSVSNPLYRVRQVMDCLKAYHQYEEPFSFQIPFTRQQLASLTGLRIETVIRVVKKMEKQKMVKIELGKIFY
- a CDS encoding DUF3570 domain-containing protein, whose protein sequence is MKKIIISIFALFGIFNAKAQETTNSEQLKKLSFDEANLVSSYYKQDGNNSAVTGGIGTEKLTDISNTIDVTMVKYDKKARKNKFNFSVGIDHYTSASSDMIDLKANSSASHADNRIYPALSWSRENDTKGTTLMAGVSFSTEFDYQSYGANIGFSQKTKNRMGEFTAKFQAYLDQVKLIAPIELRTNGSTGGEHENYGTSGRNTFALSLSYSQIINQNFQVEFLADGVQQTGYLSLPFHRVYFADNSVHQEALPDKRFKIPLGVRANYFLGDKVILRAYYRYYTDDWGLKSNTFSLETPVKISPFVSVSPFYRYYSQTAAKYFAPYQQHTAFDDFYTSNYDLSKFNSHFYGAGIRISPKNGLFGVERLNMLEIRYGHYTKSVGMKSDIISLNLRFK